In a single window of the Elaeis guineensis isolate ETL-2024a chromosome 8, EG11, whole genome shotgun sequence genome:
- the LOC105049611 gene encoding uncharacterized protein At5g01610, whose product MWIVLFFYFSLCSLLSSVTAASEAAGAAMSAYDVLKSHGLPIGLLPKGIKNFQVDEEGRFEVRLEAACTAKFESQSEVRFNSTVAGTLSYGQIAPLSGVAAQELFLWFPVRGIRVDIPSSGLIYFDVGVIYKRFSLSLFETPPDCIPLSTASFAEPLAEGSRIARLVSKSQLGELRYNLDREGARGVVL is encoded by the exons atgtggatcgttttatttttctacttttctTTGTGTTCGTTGCTTTCGTCGGTGACCGCCGCCTCCGAAGCGGCGGGGGCGGCGATGAGCGCATACGATGTGCTGAAATCGCATGGATTACCGATAGGGTTGCTGCCGAAGGGGATAAAAAATTTCCAGGTGGACGAGGAGGGGCGGTTCGAGGTCCGGCTGGAGGCGGCGTGCACGGCCAAGTTCGAGAGCCAGAGCGAGGTCCGGTTCAACTCCACCGTCGCCGGCACGCTGTCCTACGGCCAGATCGCCCCCCTCTCCGGCGTCGCCGCGCAGGAACTCTTCCTCTGGTTCCCCGTCCGCGGCATCCGCGTCGACATCCCCAGCTCCGGACTCATCTACTTCGACGTCGGCGTCATCTACAAGcgcttctccctctccctcttcgagACCCCGCCCGATTGCATCCCTCTTTCCACCGCCTCCTTCGCTGAACCCCTCGCCGAGGGCTCCCGCATCGCGCGTCTCGTCTCCAAG AGTCAATTGGGGGAGCTGCGTTATAACCTCGATCGAGAGGGTGCTCGAGGGGTTGTTCTGTGA